One stretch of Rosistilla oblonga DNA includes these proteins:
- a CDS encoding NAD-dependent epimerase, with protein MKYLITGAAGFIGFHLSQYLLARDHSVVGIDNLNDYYSVDLKNSRLSQLKSHPNFEFQQISLEDTGPMTELFQSHQFDRVVNLAAQAGVRYSIENPAAYIQSNINGFLNILEGCRHTQVPHLTYASSSSVYGANTKMPFSVHHNVDHPVSLYAATKKSNELMAHTYSHLYGLPTTGLRFFTVYGPWGRPDMALFLFTKAILEGRPIDVFNHGRMQRDFTYIDDIVEGVARTADQIAAPNPEWSSDNPDPGTSKAPYRIYNIGNNNPVELNQFIGAIETALGRTAEKNFMDMQPGDVPATYADVQALVDAVGFQPKTSIETGISRFVDWYRDYYQVG; from the coding sequence ATGAAGTATTTGATTACCGGAGCCGCAGGCTTTATCGGTTTCCATCTCTCCCAATACCTGCTGGCCCGCGATCACAGCGTTGTCGGCATCGATAATCTGAACGACTACTACTCGGTCGATCTCAAAAACAGCCGGCTGTCGCAACTCAAAAGCCATCCCAATTTTGAGTTCCAACAGATCAGCCTGGAAGATACGGGTCCGATGACGGAACTGTTCCAGTCGCATCAGTTTGATCGCGTCGTGAACCTCGCCGCGCAAGCCGGTGTTCGCTATTCGATCGAAAATCCAGCGGCTTATATCCAAAGCAACATCAACGGTTTTCTAAACATCCTCGAAGGTTGCCGGCACACACAAGTTCCACACCTGACGTATGCCAGCAGCAGCAGCGTCTACGGCGCCAATACCAAGATGCCGTTTTCGGTTCATCACAATGTCGACCATCCGGTCAGCCTGTATGCGGCTACCAAAAAGTCGAATGAACTGATGGCTCACACCTACAGCCATCTCTACGGTCTACCGACCACGGGGCTGCGGTTCTTCACCGTCTACGGTCCCTGGGGACGCCCCGACATGGCACTGTTCCTGTTCACCAAAGCGATCCTCGAAGGCCGCCCGATCGACGTCTTCAACCACGGTCGGATGCAGCGAGACTTCACCTACATCGATGACATCGTCGAAGGCGTCGCTCGAACAGCCGACCAGATCGCGGCTCCCAATCCCGAATGGTCCAGCGACAACCCCGATCCCGGAACCAGCAAAGCTCCCTACCGGATCTACAACATCGGAAACAATAACCCGGTGGAATTGAACCAGTTCATCGGCGCGATCGAAACGGCGCTGGGCCGAACCGCGGAAAAGAACTTTATGGACATGCAACCGGGCGACGTCCCGGCGACCTATGCCGACGTGCAAGCCCTCGTCGATGCTGTCGGATTCCAACCGAAGACGTCGATCGAAACCGGCATCAGCCGCTTTGTCGATTGGTATCGCGACTACTACCAAGTCGGCTAA
- the glmS gene encoding glutamine--fructose-6-phosphate transaminase (isomerizing) yields the protein MCGIVGYVGKRDSLDFLMSGLRRLEYRGYDSAGVALHDATQVYKCRSVGRIADLATALEKQPGIAGTLGIGHTRWATHGPATEPNAHPHVGGDNLVTLVHNGVIENFQILKEELIAKGYHFQSDTDSEVIAHLIAEGLKNSSPSETDRYAHYLAAVQQAVAKLRGTYGLAILFKDEPELLIAARFGSPLVIGVGRGEHFVASDASPLAGHTDRIVYLADHQIAMLTPDSMTVTHREQGRVRLDVQPLEVGEDQVSLEGFDHYMLKEIYEQPEALKNAIRGRLDEENATAIFGGLNLTPQQLRSVNRIILTGCGTSWHSALVGEYLLEEFARIPVEVEYASELRYRNPPLESDTIVFGITQSGETADTLAALREMKRKGHRTLALCNVVGSSIAQNADGGVYLHAGPEIGVASTKAYTSQCIVLALLTLYFGRLRHLSFEAGKQMIEEIKRVPAAVQEALSCDQQIRQVAAKYQSATNFLYLGRQYNFPTALEGALKLKEISYIHAEGYPAAEMKHGPIALVDEHTPSVFIIPRGTVYDKVMSNMEEVHARGGPIIAITSHDDNRITEIAEDVIRIPEVPEFLQPIVSVVPLQLLSYHVALARGCDVDKPRNLAKSVTVE from the coding sequence ATGTGCGGAATCGTTGGATATGTCGGTAAACGAGACTCGCTCGATTTTTTGATGAGCGGTTTGCGGCGGCTGGAATATCGAGGCTACGACAGTGCCGGAGTCGCTCTGCACGACGCGACGCAGGTCTATAAATGCCGCAGCGTCGGCCGGATCGCCGACCTCGCCACGGCATTGGAAAAACAACCCGGAATCGCTGGCACGCTTGGCATCGGCCACACGCGGTGGGCCACCCACGGACCGGCGACCGAACCGAACGCCCACCCACACGTCGGCGGCGACAACCTTGTCACCCTGGTTCACAACGGCGTGATCGAAAACTTTCAGATCTTGAAAGAGGAACTGATCGCCAAGGGCTACCACTTCCAATCCGACACCGACAGCGAAGTCATCGCCCACTTGATCGCCGAGGGTTTGAAGAATTCCAGCCCCAGCGAAACCGACCGCTACGCCCATTATCTGGCCGCCGTCCAACAAGCTGTCGCCAAACTGCGCGGTACCTACGGATTGGCGATCCTATTCAAAGACGAACCCGAACTGCTGATCGCTGCCCGCTTCGGCAGCCCACTGGTGATCGGCGTCGGCCGCGGCGAACACTTTGTCGCCAGCGACGCTTCCCCGTTGGCCGGTCACACCGACCGCATCGTCTACTTGGCCGATCACCAAATCGCCATGCTGACTCCCGATTCGATGACCGTCACGCATCGCGAACAGGGCCGCGTTCGCTTGGACGTGCAACCATTGGAAGTTGGCGAGGACCAAGTCAGCCTCGAAGGCTTCGACCACTACATGCTCAAAGAGATCTACGAGCAACCCGAGGCGCTGAAAAATGCGATCCGCGGCCGCTTGGACGAAGAGAACGCGACGGCGATCTTCGGCGGTTTGAATCTCACCCCGCAACAACTGCGCTCGGTCAACCGCATCATCCTGACCGGCTGCGGCACCAGCTGGCACTCGGCTCTCGTCGGCGAATATCTACTGGAGGAGTTCGCACGGATTCCTGTCGAAGTCGAATATGCCAGCGAGCTGCGATACCGCAATCCTCCGCTGGAATCGGACACGATCGTGTTTGGGATCACGCAGAGCGGCGAGACTGCCGATACGCTGGCGGCGCTGCGTGAAATGAAACGCAAAGGTCACCGCACGCTGGCCCTGTGCAATGTCGTCGGCAGCAGCATCGCGCAGAACGCCGACGGCGGCGTCTACCTGCACGCTGGCCCCGAGATCGGCGTGGCCAGCACCAAAGCCTATACATCCCAGTGCATCGTGTTGGCCCTGCTGACCCTCTACTTCGGCCGCCTGCGACACCTCAGCTTCGAAGCCGGCAAGCAGATGATCGAAGAGATCAAACGCGTCCCCGCCGCGGTTCAAGAAGCCCTCAGCTGCGATCAACAGATCCGCCAAGTCGCCGCGAAATACCAATCGGCAACCAACTTCCTGTACCTCGGTCGCCAATACAACTTCCCAACCGCGCTCGAAGGCGCGTTGAAGTTAAAGGAAATCAGCTATATCCACGCCGAGGGTTATCCGGCGGCGGAGATGAAGCACGGCCCGATCGCTTTGGTCGACGAACATACACCCAGCGTCTTCATCATTCCGCGAGGTACGGTTTACGACAAAGTCATGTCGAACATGGAAGAGGTTCACGCCCGCGGCGGACCGATCATCGCGATCACATCTCACGACGACAACCGGATCACCGAGATCGCCGAAGATGTGATCCGGATCCCCGAGGTCCCCGAATTCCTACAACCGATCGTTAGCGTCGTGCCATTGCAACTGTTGTCGTATCACGTCGCGTTGGCACGGGGTTGCGATGTGGATAAACCACGCAATTTAGCGAAGAGTGTTACGGTTGAGTGA